The Desulfovulcanus ferrireducens genomic sequence ATAGGGAGCTGACCAGTAAGAGCAGTGAAACGTCCATGTCTGGATAGACTACCTATACTTTTTGCCTTTTAAAAATAGGACCAGGCTTCAGAGCCGTAACCAGTTGTTCAGTAGAAGCCAGAAGACCTTTGATCTGCTCAAAGCCTTTGGAGAGCAGATAACCATAGACCAGGGCAGAGCGGAAGATTGAAGAACAGAAGATGATAATCAGTTTGTCTTTGGGCAGTTCGTTCAAGCGGTCAGGGATTTCATTGACCGGTATGTGTTTGGCAAAAGGAAAAGAGAGAAGTTGTACTTCCTCATGTGTGCGCACATCCAAAAAGATGGCCTTGTCCTGCCCGATTAAACTGGTAGCACCATCCAGACCGATGCCATGCTCTCCGGAACCAAAGAAATCAAGATCCATTTCTCTTAAAGCGTTGTCAAAGGAGTTCATGATATTCTCCATTTTTAATTATTAAAGCGTTCTATTGCCGTTTCCAGTTCTTCATAATCTGGATAATGGCCGTGGAAGACCATTTTTCCATTGATAAAAATAGCAGGCAGGCCTGAGTCTCCCTCATTTTGCAGGATGTATACAAGTTCCTTGTGTTCCCTAAAGCGATTTAGATGTAAATTCAAAGAGTATATAAGGTAGGCGATGTCGTTTTTATATTTTTTTTTCAACTTGATGAGAGTTTGCTGCAGTTTTTCCAGATTGCTGTCTATCTTCATTCCTGGCCTGCAGCCACAGCCCAAAAAGGGAACATAAATTTCCATCTTGATTTTGGCCATCTTTATCTCTTTTAAGGCTAAAAGGCTAAGCTGTTAACTTTTTCACGGGTGCATCTGTTTCGATGTCCTGGTTACGTTATTTTGGGTCCCGCCAAAAGCGGGACCCAAAATGTTATGGTAGCTTGCTTCGTTCCTTAAACTCATCCCAGCCATGACAGGACTTCTTCTTTTGTGGGCACTTTGCCAGTGGACTTGACTTCGCCATCAATAACTATACCCGGAGGAGACAGCACGCCATAGCTGGCAATTTCCTGAATGTCGGTAAGCTTTTCGATTTTGGCCTCAATACCGGCTTCTTGTACAGCTTCTTCAACTATTTTGGCTGTTTTCTGACAGGTTGGGCAACCAGTACCCAGGATTTTGATTTCCATAATTTTCCCTCCTTTTAAATCAGGTAATTAAATAAATAACCAACAATTAAAATCCCTGAGCCAACAACCGCAATAAATGTAAGGATAAGTTTTACTTTCAGGACCTTGCGCAGGATGACCATCTCAGGGAAAGACAGGGCAATAACACTCATCATAAAGGCCAGGGCTGTGCCTAAACTTGCACCTTTACCCAAAAGCGCTTCGACAACGGGTACAATGCCGGCTGCATTGGAATACATGGGGATGCCGATTAATACTGCCAGAGGTACTGACCACCATGTGTTTTTGCCCATTATAGAAGCCATGAAGTTTTCCGGCACATAACCGTGGATGGCAGCGCCCACGGCAATGCCAAGCACTAAATAGATCCAGACTTTGCCCACGATATCTTTAACCGTATGGGCTGCATAGCGAATGCGGTCTTCCCAGGTTTTTGTTTCTTCCGGCACATCATCGGCACTGGTTCGTATTTTTAGAACCCAATCCTGGATGTGCCTTTCCATGGGCAGGCGACCAATAACCCAGCCGGCCACAATGGCCACCAATAAACCCGTGCCCATGTAAATGGCCGCGATTTTCCAGCCCAAAAGGCCGTATAAAAGAACCACGGCAATTTCATTGACCATGGGCGCGGAGATTAGAAAGGAAAAGGTTACGCCTAAAGGGATACCGGCTGTTACAAAACCGATAAATAAAGGCACGGCAGAACAGGTACAAAACGGAGTAACTATGCCCAAAAGCGCAGCCATGATATTGCCTACGAATTCTTTTTTTCCGGCCAGGATTTTTCTGGTTCGTTCCGGAGTGAAAAAAGAGCGGATAATGCCTACAAAAAAGATGACCAGGCTCATCAGCATGAGCACCTTTGGAGTATCATAGACAAAGAATTGGAGAGCCTCGCCCAGATGAGTACCAGGTTCTAGACCCAAAAGGTCAAAGACCAGGAATTTTGAAAACCGAAGAAGTTGGGTGTAAATGATCACCCATAAAAAAAGGGCCAGAATTACAAGAGCTATGTATTTAGCAAGGCCTGATTTTTGTTTGTTATTTGGCCCAGCGGTATTCTCACAAGCACAGTTGATTTTCTCCAGAGGTTTCATTTTTCACCCTCCCTTTTTTATTAGAATTTAAGACGGGTTTGTGTGTCCACGGACAACCATGGTAAATAACCCGCAATTATTCTTTACAAATAGTTTCACGAGATATGTACTTTAATGAACCAAGCAATTTTTTTATCTCCGGATCATCGTTTAACCACTGTTTTAACTGCGTAAGCATGGTCCGGGCATAAATAGAGTCATCATTAGCGGTAGCGCTGGCTAGCTTGTAGTTTACCCACATGCCTTCTTTAGTGCTTTCTACAAGTCCTGCATCTTCCAGTACTTTTAAGTGTTTGGAGATGGTAGGCTGGGCCAGCCCCAGGGCGGCCCGAATCTCGCAGACACACATTTCCCTTTGTTCTAACATCTTGATAATTTTGACCCGATTTGGGTCAGATAGGGCCTTCATTGTCTTTAGGAATTGTTTCATAGTTTTATCTCCATATTGCTATATGGCAATATAGTTATTTAATTCTAGGTGTCAACATTTTTTTTGCTTGTTTCTAAGGGATTGAAATATCAGTTGAAGTTTTCGTTTTTATCCATGCGGTTCTTCTCTAACCTCAGTCTGAGAACAAGTGGATATTAAGCTATCAATGGAAATATTGTAACCAATCACAAGGTAGCAGGCAGGCACAAAGGGGCTGGAGAATTTGTGCGGTTAAGAAATATTTGCTAGGAGTGGTTTAAATTTTAGGAATTGAATATTGAAGGGCAAGGCAGCAGGCTATTTTCTAAAGATTTTTTTTCTGTGCCAGGCGATATTTTCCAAGGCTGGGTAAAAATTTTCTTTTTGGGGTAAAATAATGGGACGTTCAGCTAGAGCCATCATATGGCCGGGCATGTTTTGTTCAGTTCTTACCGCAGATGAAATCATAACTTTATACTGGTCGTTGACACCTATCAGGCCTTCGTCAAATGACCAATGACATAGTTTGCAGAGGGATAGACCATTTGTTGGCCGGTCATCATAGCTTTCGCTCCAGGGTTTGATGTGAGCGGCGTCAACCACAGTATGACCGTCTGGGGTCAACATTCTTATCCCACATAAAGCACAGCGGTGTTCATAAATCCGCACGATGGCTTTGCGAAACCCCTGATCCCTGACTTTCTTTTTACGATCATTTTGATTTTTCTCTTTTCCATAGTTATTTAAAGTGGCTTCTGCCGCTAATAATTTTTCAGCATATTGGTAAGCCTCATAGTTAATTATCCCCTGTTCGCGCAAAATTGACCGGATTTCATGGGCAAAATAAGTATCTACGAGTATGGCCCTTAAAATTTCTTTTGTTTCACTATTCTTTAAAAATAAAAAAAGTTCGTCATCTAGTCTGGCTCCTGCATAATGTTGGCGCAACCTGGTCACTGATGTGGTAACTCTGGAATTTTTTCTCATACCCTGTTTAGGCACGAGATGCCAAAAACCTTCGCTGTTTAGATGGTAGAATGGAAGAGCCATATTTCCTTTAGTGCCCAGAGGCATGATTCTGGTCCAGTATTGATGAAAAGTTTCTGCTAGGTCATAATTGGGCTCAATAAAATTTTCCTTGATTAAACCTGCGGCAATTAGATCCATTACAGACAAAAGCAAGAATGGTTTGTACGGGGCGCGATGGCAAGTTATGGAAGGCCAGCGGTTCCGTCCTGCGTCCGTCCTTAAGTTTGAAAATTTTTTCTTATACTCTTCAAGGATCATGGTTTTCTTAAAATATAATTTAGCCAGATATCGGTGTTATTTAACTTGGAAACCTCTCTTCTAAAATACAAGATTTGGTATAAGCTGTTTTTAAAAAAGTTTCTTAGGGTTTCATCCTGCCAGAGATAAAACTTTCGTCCATCATCAGCTATTTGATAGCCCGTTCCTTCCTTTATTGTGATCTGGATCATTCCACCTGACTTGCAACCCAAGGCAATTCTTTCAAAGATTGTTTTAAAGTCGTGATGGTTAATATGGACTAGCGCACCAATTAAAATTATAGCGTCAACTTTGATTTTTGAAAAGTCATAAATTTTAAAGTCGCCCTCTATAACTCTACATTGGGAATAACTCCCAGCAAGACTTGCTAGCCCTGGAGAACGTTCAAGCCCACGTACTTGAAATCCTCTCTTTTTAAGCCATAGTAAATCTCTACCCGATCCACAACCTACATCTAGTATTTGGGCGCCAGGCTTTAGAAAATGTATCAGTGGAGATAAAAATGAGGATGGATCAATTTTAAATGTGGAGTCAAAATAGTTTTTATAGTTTTTGTGATAATAGTCAGACATTTAATTAGTCAGTTCTAATGTGGGTTTCAAGTGAGCTGATTTTTTGCAGTTGATTAGTGGCTCATAACAGTTTTGTATCATCATGAGAGTAGGGGGGGTGAACAGCAACACAATAGCCTTAAAGGGATTCTGCCAGTATTCTGAATTTGATGGGATGCTCCAGGCGTACAGATTGTGTCACCACTTTTAACTTCAAATCTCTTGTCCTCGATGAACATTATTCCGCTCCCTTCGACTATGTGATATAACTCTTCAGATTGATAATGCTTGTGCAATAAAGTCGTAAAGCCTTCCGGAATGGTTGCCTCTGCCAGACTTTGCCTGGTATTTCCATGCACACTTGGGTGTATTAGTTCACGGATTATTGAGCCATCTTTGGTGGTGTAAGGTTTGATTTTATCGTATTCGCTTTTTATTATCATTGTATCGCCTGCCCTCTGTGTCAGGAAAGATGTCGCTTGGGTTGTGGTGAGGAAAATCTAATGGTTGCATCCGTTAGTTGTTCCAATCCAATTTTTTTCCCATCATTTACGAGGGAGTATAAGCGAGCGATGACTCTCTAACGTAGTAAACGAGATTCTTCGCTTCGCTCAGAATGACGTAACTCAACTTTCTGACATGATTAACATCCTAAAATTACTACACAATTGAAGAGTGCATTTTCTGAAATGCATTACAAACGGGTTGGGTAAAACATCTTGGCGAAGATTGCGGAAGTGCTGTGCATAGGGAGGTTATTCCATCGAACTTTCGAAACCCATCATAACAACAGAAAAGGCATTAAGTAACATTCTATTGACTAACCCCATTATGCACAGCCCGCAAGCAAGCCTTAGATGTGTCCAAGTCTTTGTCAGCATTGAAGAAAATGCGCTCGCAAATTAACTCAGAAAGTTGAGTGACGTAATTAGAAACATCTAACAGATGCAACTATATCTAATTTGCGAGGACGGGAAATTCCAAATTTTCATTTAGCCAGCCAGGATTGAGCTGGTCTATTTCTCCCATACTCGTTCATCCACAATTTTTCCGCCATTCTCGAGTTTTTGATCTGCGGGTATAATTTCCAAGGCTGGAAGGAGTTTAATCTTTTCCTTAAAGGCGGCAATGAGTTTTTTTTCGTCCAGGCCCTCTCTGGCCTGGACATAGAGGGTAAGGGTGTCTTTACCCTGGGGGTTGGTCAAAGTAAGTCGCCAGTTAATAATCACTGGAAATTCAGCCATGACCTGGCTTACCTGGTGTTGATAGACAAATTGTCCTTTAACCTTGGCCGTACTATCTGTGCGCCCAAAGATTCCCTTAATCCTGGGTGCGGTACGTCCGCACGGACATTGTGAATAGTCAATGGCGGCCAGATCTCCCGTGGCAAGGCGAATCAAGGGATAAGTAGTGGAAAAGGGCGTGACCACAACTTCACCAATCTCGCCTTCAGGCACTGGCTCTCCTGTGCCGGGATGGCAGATTTCTACCCAACACCTGGTGGAGATGTGCATGCCTTGAGCTTGCGGGCATTCATAGGCAATACATCCCACGTCGGCTGTTCCATAGCCCTGGCGCAGGATCAGGCCGAACTCCTCTTCCAGTTCCTTACGCATGGAAGGAGTCAGTATTTCTGCAGCCACAAAGGCTACTTGCAGGTTAAAATCTTTTTTTAAATCAAGCCCAGCGGCTTTTGCCTTTTCTCCTATTGTTTTTAAGTAGCTGGCCATGCCCACAAAACCGGTAGCTTTGAGCTTGGTAAGCAGGGTGATCTGGGCTTCTGTATTGCCAGGACCGGCAGGTATAACTGCACAGCCCAGCTTGCGTAAAGGCTGCTCCAGCATTAGACCGGCAGGAGTCATGTGGTAGCTGAAGGTCATCTGGACGATATCTTTAGGCCGAAAGCCCACGGCATAAAAGGCTTCTGCCCAGCCCCAATAATCATCATCTGTTCCTTCGGGATCAAAAATAGGGCCGGGGGACATATAGATATGGGCCAGATTACCTAGCTCAGTGGTCAAAAGCTGGTTTAAATCTCGTTCCTGGAGGGTGATTAAGTCTTTTTTGGGGAGGGGGGGGATAGCCTGAAAGTCTTTTTCCGATGCGATATCCTGTACTGAAATTCCTGATCTACTCAATCTGTCTTTAAATTCCCGGCTTTTTGCAGCGGCAAGCTGAAGAATATTCTGTAATCTTTCCCATTTCTCTGCTCGAAGTTCTTCTCGACTCTTTGCTTCCAGTTCATGATAATAGCCGGTAGTACGCATCTTTATTCTCCTTTCCCCTTTTTTTGGCTTATTAACTATTCAACACCCCAAGTTTACGACTCCTTGATTTCTTATTTTCTCAACTTCTCACTTTCCCAAGTTCTATCTTTACCCCAGCCATCTTTTACGGCGGCGATAATGTTTGACCTGGCGATAACTTTTCTTTTCTCCGGCATGTCCCATGCCAAGGTAAAATTCTTGTACATCAGGATTGTTGAGAAGTTCCTGGGCCGGACCATCTAAAACGATGCGTCCGTTTTCCATGATATATCCGTAGTTGGCGATATTCAGGGCAGCCCTGGCATTTTGCTCCACTAAAAGCACAGTGGTCTGTTGTTCGGAATTAATCTTGGCAATGATATTAAAAATTTCCTCCACAAGCAAAGGAGCCAGGCCAAGAGAGGGTTCATCCAGGAGCAGGAGTTTTGGTTCTGCCATCAAGGCTCGGCCAATGGCCAGCATTTGCTGCTCGCCTCCGGATAGATAACCGGCCCATTGCTTGCGTCTTTCCTTTAACCTGGGAAAGTAGTTAAAGACCATTTCAAGGTTTCCCG encodes the following:
- a CDS encoding rhodanese-like domain-containing protein, producing MNSFDNALREMDLDFFGSGEHGIGLDGATSLIGQDKAIFLDVRTHEEVQLLSFPFAKHIPVNEIPDRLNELPKDKLIIIFCSSIFRSALVYGYLLSKGFEQIKGLLASTEQLVTALKPGPIFKRQKV
- a CDS encoding arsenic metallochaperone ArsD family protein, with product MAKIKMEIYVPFLGCGCRPGMKIDSNLEKLQQTLIKLKKKYKNDIAYLIYSLNLHLNRFREHKELVYILQNEGDSGLPAIFINGKMVFHGHYPDYEELETAIERFNN
- a CDS encoding thioredoxin family protein yields the protein MEIKILGTGCPTCQKTAKIVEEAVQEAGIEAKIEKLTDIQEIASYGVLSPPGIVIDGEVKSTGKVPTKEEVLSWLG
- a CDS encoding permease, yielding MKPLEKINCACENTAGPNNKQKSGLAKYIALVILALFLWVIIYTQLLRFSKFLVFDLLGLEPGTHLGEALQFFVYDTPKVLMLMSLVIFFVGIIRSFFTPERTRKILAGKKEFVGNIMAALLGIVTPFCTCSAVPLFIGFVTAGIPLGVTFSFLISAPMVNEIAVVLLYGLLGWKIAAIYMGTGLLVAIVAGWVIGRLPMERHIQDWVLKIRTSADDVPEETKTWEDRIRYAAHTVKDIVGKVWIYLVLGIAVGAAIHGYVPENFMASIMGKNTWWSVPLAVLIGIPMYSNAAGIVPVVEALLGKGASLGTALAFMMSVIALSFPEMVILRKVLKVKLILTFIAVVGSGILIVGYLFNYLI
- a CDS encoding ArsR/SmtB family transcription factor encodes the protein MKQFLKTMKALSDPNRVKIIKMLEQREMCVCEIRAALGLAQPTISKHLKVLEDAGLVESTKEGMWVNYKLASATANDDSIYARTMLTQLKQWLNDDPEIKKLLGSLKYISRETICKE
- a CDS encoding HNH endonuclease, whose translation is MILEEYKKKFSNLRTDAGRNRWPSITCHRAPYKPFLLLSVMDLIAAGLIKENFIEPNYDLAETFHQYWTRIMPLGTKGNMALPFYHLNSEGFWHLVPKQGMRKNSRVTTSVTRLRQHYAGARLDDELFLFLKNSETKEILRAILVDTYFAHEIRSILREQGIINYEAYQYAEKLLAAEATLNNYGKEKNQNDRKKKVRDQGFRKAIVRIYEHRCALCGIRMLTPDGHTVVDAAHIKPWSESYDDRPTNGLSLCKLCHWSFDEGLIGVNDQYKVMISSAVRTEQNMPGHMMALAERPIILPQKENFYPALENIAWHRKKIFRK
- a CDS encoding class I SAM-dependent methyltransferase, whose product is MSDYYHKNYKNYFDSTFKIDPSSFLSPLIHFLKPGAQILDVGCGSGRDLLWLKKRGFQVRGLERSPGLASLAGSYSQCRVIEGDFKIYDFSKIKVDAIILIGALVHINHHDFKTIFERIALGCKSGGMIQITIKEGTGYQIADDGRKFYLWQDETLRNFFKNSLYQILYFRREVSKLNNTDIWLNYILRKP
- a CDS encoding cupin domain-containing protein, translating into MIIKSEYDKIKPYTTKDGSIIRELIHPSVHGNTRQSLAEATIPEGFTTLLHKHYQSEELYHIVEGSGIMFIEDKRFEVKSGDTICTPGASHQIQNTGRIPLRLLCCCSPPLLS
- a CDS encoding phenylacetate--CoA ligase family protein; this translates as MRTTGYYHELEAKSREELRAEKWERLQNILQLAAAKSREFKDRLSRSGISVQDIASEKDFQAIPPLPKKDLITLQERDLNQLLTTELGNLAHIYMSPGPIFDPEGTDDDYWGWAEAFYAVGFRPKDIVQMTFSYHMTPAGLMLEQPLRKLGCAVIPAGPGNTEAQITLLTKLKATGFVGMASYLKTIGEKAKAAGLDLKKDFNLQVAFVAAEILTPSMRKELEEEFGLILRQGYGTADVGCIAYECPQAQGMHISTRCWVEICHPGTGEPVPEGEIGEVVVTPFSTTYPLIRLATGDLAAIDYSQCPCGRTAPRIKGIFGRTDSTAKVKGQFVYQHQVSQVMAEFPVIINWRLTLTNPQGKDTLTLYVQAREGLDEKKLIAAFKEKIKLLPALEIIPADQKLENGGKIVDERVWEK
- a CDS encoding ABC transporter ATP-binding protein; protein product: MDLLQVANLEVVYNDVILVLKGLSLNVAKGKITALLGANGAGKSTTLKAISGLLLSEDGEVTEGSILYEDNPIHNLPPEKIVRMGIFQVMEGRRVFEELTVEENLRCGAFTQPASKFAGNLEMVFNYFPRLKERRKQWAGYLSGGEQQMLAIGRALMAEPKLLLLDEPSLGLAPLLVEEIFNIIAKINSEQQTTVLLVEQNARAALNIANYGYIMENGRIVLDGPAQELLNNPDVQEFYLGMGHAGEKKSYRQVKHYRRRKRWLG